The Pseudomonadota bacterium genomic interval AGATATGTTTTGTCATGAAAAGCTCGAAGTCTATCAAAAGTCGGTTGAATTCCTGAAAGAGGTTATTAGTGTTATTCGCCTCCTTCCGAACGGAAATAGCGACATTGTCAACCAGTTGCGTCGCGCCGCCACTTCCATTTCATTAAATATTGCAGAAGGCGCAGGCAAAACAGGCGTTGCCGACAAAAAGCGCTACTATAGTATTGCGCGGGGCTCTACTTTGGAGTGTGCCGCGATCTTTGACCTGTTGAAAGCGTGGAACCTTGTTGATCAGAGCGTGCTTAAAACTCCTACGAGTCTTTTGAGCAGCTTGGCGGCCATGCTGTCAAAGCTGGTTTTTAAGGTTTAACCGCTATCGGAGCGGGAGCAGGTAACGGGAAGCGGTTCACGTTCCCGCGCAGGGGTTTCTCATCTAATGTACCGACACTTATCGGTGAGGAGCCCTACTCCTCTGCCCCGACCTCGCCACCCCTATACTCATGCAGCTTATTTCTAAGGGTTCTGATGCTAATACCGAGTAACTTTGCAGCCTCGGTTCGATTATTGCTCGTCGCACGAAGTGTCTCTAGGATCAGGGCACGCTCCATCTCCTGAACGGTCATCCCTGAGCGAATCATGACTGAGTCATTTAAGGCGCTACGATTGGGCTCTATGCCATTGTCTACTATCTTCTCCACCATGCTATGAATGCTACCGACCCTCGGTGCCTCTAAACGCACAGACTCAAGCTGTGTGATTGCACTAGCTGAGAGCAGAAAGTCTGACTCACATGGAATCGCTCCCCGTGACAAGATAGCTGCTCTTTGCACTGCGTTCTGCAGCTCACGAATATTTCCGGGCCATGAGTGCGAGAGCAACGATTGCAGAACCTCCGCTGGCAATGTTGGCGCATTGTTCCCGAGGTACTGACGCATAAAATGCTCGGTTAATAACTTAATGTCTGAGGTTCGCGCACGCAGCGGTGGCAAGGTAAGCGGGATAACGTTTAGTCGATAATATAGATCCGCTCTGAAGCGCCCCTCTCGAACGCTCTCTTCCAGATCTCTATTCGTTGTCGCCAGCACACGCACATCTATCGTTACAGGGTCTCTACCACCCACCCTGTCAACCTCTCGCTCTTGGAGCACACGTAGTAATTTAGCCTGCAGGGCGATATCCATCTCAGATATTTCATCTAAGAGGATCGTACCGTTGTGCGCTAACTCAAACTTTCCGATCTTGCGCGCCTGTGCTCCTGTAAAAGCCCCTTTCTCGTGTCCAAATAGCTCACTCTCAAGCAGACTAGCTGGTAACGCAGCGCAATTGACGGCTACAAAGGCCTGTTGAGCACGTGGGCTACTAGCGTGCACAAAACGCGCAACCAACTCCTTACCAGTTCCAGACTCGCCCTGAATAAGAACCGTAGCCTCACTGCGTGCAACCGCCTCCGCTACCTCAAGCACACGGATCATAAGGGGATCATTCGTTATAATTGGACGTCCTCCCTTTTGGTGGGAGCTTTTTTGGCGAATATGTTTGGCCTCTGGCGTAAGGCTTCGTTCTACGATCCTTTCTAGATCGGTGGCCGAAAACGGCTTGGTAAGGAAATCAGAGGCTCCGCGCTGCATCGCCTCTACCGCCTGATTAATCGTGCCATAGGCCGTGATCATAATTAGGGGGGTCTCTATATTGCGCTTCTGCATGGCGGCGAGCAGCTCAAGCCCAGACATCTCTGGCATCTGCTGATCGGACAAAATTAAGTCAAAGGATCCCCGCTCTAGGTGCTCAAGAGCAGCAGCGCCGTTTGGCGCGACAACCAGCTCGTATTCCTTACGGGAAAGACAGGTGGTTATAGCTAGCTGCATATGTGGATCGTCATCAACAACCAGGATACGTGCACGAGTTGCGTTGCCAACCTTATCTCCCCTCTCTGTCCCTGTGTCGTTAAGCTCCATACTGGTCTCCTCTTTACTTAATATTTGTTGCTTTACGGGGCAAAATTAATGTGAACTCGGCGCTCGGAGTGTTTCGAGCGGAGATCTTGCCCCCATGCCCCTCTATTATTCTCTTAACGATAGAGAGCCCTAATCCGGTCCCCTCTCGTCGACCCGACGCGAACGGCTCAAAAAGTCGCGGCAGAACTTCCTCGGATATTCCTGGGCCGTTATCGGTTATAACTACTCGCACGCCATCCAACTCCTGCTCATCGCTGAGCGTAATGGTGATCGTTCCAGTAAACGAGGTGATCTGCAAAGCGTTAGTAATCAGGTTATAAAAGCACTGCCTGAGTGCGTTATCATCCGCAATGATAAAGGGATTTCCGCTCAGGTTAACGCAGATCTTTGCGCCTGTGCCGTATAGACTTACAAAATGTTGCTGAACTTCCTGGATAACTGAGTTCAGGTTTATCGGCCCGGTGTGTAGGCGATTATTCTTCGCGAAATGCAGTACATTAGAAACGACGTGATCTAGGCTCGTTATGCTTTTTTCGATCTCATCAACGAGAGCAATTGCCCCGGGACGATCCTCTACGTCGCGCTTAAGCATGGATAGAAATAGCGTTATTGCACCAAGTGGATTGCGTACCTCGTGGGCAAGCGCAGCTGCGGTCTCGCCAAGCATAGATAAGCGCTCTGCTCGTT includes:
- a CDS encoding four helix bundle protein; the protein is DMFCHEKLEVYQKSVEFLKEVISVIRLLPNGNSDIVNQLRRAATSISLNIAEGAGKTGVADKKRYYSIARGSTLECAAIFDLLKAWNLVDQSVLKTPTSLLSSLAAMLSKLVFKV
- a CDS encoding sigma-54 dependent transcriptional regulator; translated protein: MELNDTGTERGDKVGNATRARILVVDDDPHMQLAITTCLSRKEYELVVAPNGAAALEHLERGSFDLILSDQQMPEMSGLELLAAMQKRNIETPLIMITAYGTINQAVEAMQRGASDFLTKPFSATDLERIVERSLTPEAKHIRQKSSHQKGGRPIITNDPLMIRVLEVAEAVARSEATVLIQGESGTGKELVARFVHASSPRAQQAFVAVNCAALPASLLESELFGHEKGAFTGAQARKIGKFELAHNGTILLDEISEMDIALQAKLLRVLQEREVDRVGGRDPVTIDVRVLATTNRDLEESVREGRFRADLYYRLNVIPLTLPPLRARTSDIKLLTEHFMRQYLGNNAPTLPAEVLQSLLSHSWPGNIRELQNAVQRAAILSRGAIPCESDFLLSASAITQLESVRLEAPRVGSIHSMVEKIVDNGIEPNRSALNDSVMIRSGMTVQEMERALILETLRATSNNRTEAAKLLGISIRTLRNKLHEYRGGEVGAEE
- a CDS encoding ATP-binding protein produces the protein MRNSGLAQIKNSIPPQSALGLQEMLERFNDSSSKLEQRHFAILQEVEDLKAKLQIKEEEIKRAERLSMLGETAAALAHEVRNPLGAITLFLSMLKRDVEDRPGAIALVDEIEKSITSLDHVVSNVLHFAKNNRLHTGPINLNSVIQEVQQHFVSLYGTGAKICVNLSGNPFIIADDNALRQCFYNLITNALQITSFTGTITITLSDEQELDGVRVVITDNGPGISEEVLPRLFEPFASGRREGTGLGLSIVKRIIEGHGGKISARNTPSAEFTLILPRKATNIK